The Candidatus Effluviviaceae Genus V sp. DNA segment ACCGAGATAGCGCGCGTAGGTTCTCAGATGCCCCTTGATGTAGACCTGTGCGGGCAGCGCGCTGAAGCGGTCGTCCTCGAGCGCCTCAAGGGTCGAGGTGCTCATCTTGGTGTCCTTGGCGACGTCCTCGAGGCTCTTCTCCTGCGCCTCGCGCTCTCTCCTCAGGAGCTGGCCGACCGACTCCATGAACGCCTCCGTTCGTGCCGCCGCGCTCCGGGCCGCGGGAACCCGTCCCGCCGCCCCATGAGACGGCTTCCTCCGGGCCGCCGCGACAGCGGCGCCGCTCTAGTGCTCGTACCGGATGGTGTAGGCCACGGTCGTCTCGCCGTCCGCCGGGACGGGGACCTCGAACTCGATGCGGTTCGCCTCGACCTTCTCGAACTCGTGAGAGGTCCTCGTCACCTCCCAGTAGCCCCTGGGATGCTCGACGAGCCGCAGGACGATGTCGGTGTCCTTGTGGTTCCTGACCGAGATCTCGTAGTCCTCCTCGCGCACGCGGTCGGTGATCTTCCTCGTGCTGACGAGGGTTCTCTCCGTCTTCACATCGAACGCCGCGCCGATGAAGAGCGAGACGTCCTCGTCCTTCGGTGTGTGGGCGATGCGGTCCTCTCCGAGGAACTGCAGGTCCTCGGCGGAGTCCTCCTTGTACATGCGGACCGTTCCCGCCGGGAGCGCCCGGCCCAGGCCGGCCTCCTCCGAGTTCTCGAACTCGAGCAGAACCCGTACGTCCTCACCGTACCACTGGTCGTACTCGAACACCTTCTCGACGGCCACGTCGGTCGACGGGAAGAACGTCAGCTGCTTGATCTCCCGGTCGGCCACGGTCGCGGGGGTGTCCAGCTTGTAGAGATAGTACTCGAAAAGCTCCTCCTCCGCGAACTCCGGCGGCGGGGCCATGCTGCGGGTCAGCGCCACCTCCTGTGCCATCGCCTTGTCGCCCATGCCCTGCGGCGCCCTGTGGATGTCTCCGGCGACCAGGTCGAGCTGCGCGTCCTCGTAGGTCGCGCCCGAGCGGTTGTCGATCGACACCCAGGCCGCGAGGTCGACGACGTCGTCGGCAGC contains these protein-coding regions:
- a CDS encoding DUF4139 domain-containing protein codes for the protein MLEGPEAAVWEQNYRFDLASSSKILEKYLTRDIDVVTEDADLFSGRLVSADGSSIVLDQGRGTGPVVTLNRDKVAYIRFPALPAGLISKPSLIWKIGAERGGDRLVEVSYLTSGVTWHAEYVGVINAADDVVDLAAWVSIDNRSGATYEDAQLDLVAGDIHRAPQGMGDKAMAQEVALTRSMAPPPEFAEEELFEYYLYKLDTPATVADREIKQLTFFPSTDVAVEKVFEYDQWYGEDVRVLLEFENSEEAGLGRALPAGTVRMYKEDSAEDLQFLGEDRIAHTPKDEDVSLFIGAAFDVKTERTLVSTRKITDRVREEDYEISVRNHKDTDIVLRLVEHPRGYWEVTRTSHEFEKVEANRIEFEVPVPADGETTVAYTIRYEH